The following are encoded in a window of Deltaproteobacteria bacterium genomic DNA:
- the sppA gene encoding signal peptide peptidase SppA: MKKNYTFKILLVLVVIFSLIYLLKKGGSFLSSSAEDEIVMKVEKNSILHMELSGVIMNGKKFIKNLKKYKKDPKIKAIVININSPGGAVGPSQEVFSEIKRAREETKKPIICVSTGIMASGAYYSAVACDKIVVAPGSLIGSIGVIMEFANLSKLYEWAKVSRFTITSGKYKDSGNEFRDMRDDERALFQSMITEVYQQFRTTVKESRKLKDEVLNEYADGRVFTGTKAVQLGFADKEGTFEDAVLLAAEEAKLGNDYEVIELPKKKRSIFDFGESNEDDPVNSISKSLKGLSMDPQVLQSTINTLLKTEYVNQPMFLMPGFWKADEN, from the coding sequence ATGAAAAAAAATTACACTTTTAAAATTTTATTAGTTTTGGTGGTTATCTTTAGTTTAATTTATTTGCTTAAAAAGGGAGGTTCTTTTCTTTCTTCAAGTGCGGAAGATGAAATTGTGATGAAAGTAGAAAAAAACTCCATTTTGCACATGGAGCTAAGTGGCGTTATCATGAATGGAAAGAAATTTATTAAAAATTTAAAGAAATATAAAAAAGATCCAAAAATAAAGGCTATTGTAATTAATATCAACTCTCCGGGCGGGGCGGTGGGTCCTTCCCAAGAAGTTTTTAGCGAGATTAAGAGGGCTCGAGAAGAAACAAAAAAACCAATTATCTGTGTTTCGACGGGAATTATGGCAAGTGGTGCGTATTATTCCGCAGTTGCCTGCGATAAAATTGTGGTTGCTCCAGGGAGTCTGATAGGTTCAATTGGCGTGATCATGGAGTTTGCGAATTTAAGTAAGCTATACGAGTGGGCCAAAGTCAGTCGATTTACGATCACCTCAGGAAAGTATAAAGACTCAGGTAATGAATTTAGAGATATGCGTGATGATGAACGAGCCCTTTTTCAAAGTATGATCACAGAAGTCTATCAACAATTTAGAACAACGGTTAAAGAGTCGCGAAAATTAAAAGATGAAGTTCTGAACGAGTATGCTGACGGGCGGGTTTTCACGGGAACAAAAGCCGTTCAATTAGGTTTTGCGGATAAGGAAGGAACCTTTGAAGATGCGGTATTGCTTGCTGCCGAAGAGGCTAAACTCGGCAATGACTATGAGGTCATCGAGCTACCAAAAAAGAAGAGAAGTATTTTTGATTTTGGAGAAAGTAATGAAGACGATCCTGTAAACTCAATATCCAAATCCTTAAAAGGACTCAGTATGGATCCTCAAGTTCTTCAATCCACCATAAATACTCTCTTAAAAACAGAGTATGTAAATCAACCCATGTTTTTAATGCCTGGATTTTGGAAGGCAGATGAAAACTAA
- a CDS encoding HIT domain-containing protein: MKTKKVTKTKKTDWPGKRDIFFRPERSGYIRRINAPKTCVFCEASQNELSLASLCVYKSSHSMVLLNKYPYNSGHLLIIPLRHIGELLSLSDEEYNDLMKVVKLATKAMTHIYKPSAMNLGMNHGAMAGAGIPDHLHFHIIPRWSGDLNFFPLIAGTKVVIETLEQTYQHYLSYFKEVGI; the protein is encoded by the coding sequence ATGAAAACTAAGAAAGTAACAAAAACTAAAAAAACAGACTGGCCAGGGAAAAGAGATATTTTTTTTCGTCCAGAAAGGTCCGGCTATATTCGAAGAATAAATGCTCCTAAAACTTGTGTGTTTTGTGAAGCGTCTCAAAACGAATTAAGTCTAGCCAGTTTATGTGTCTATAAGTCATCTCATTCAATGGTGTTGCTAAATAAATACCCCTATAACAGCGGTCATTTGTTGATCATACCACTTAGGCATATTGGTGAGCTACTCAGCTTGTCAGATGAAGAGTATAACGATTTAATGAAAGTAGTGAAATTAGCGACAAAAGCGATGACTCACATTTACAAGCCATCAGCCATGAATCTTGGAATGAATCATGGAGCCATGGCAGGAGCTGGAATTCCTGATCATTTACACTTTCATATTATCCCTCGTTGGTCTGGGGACCTTAATTTTTTCCCCTTAATTGCAGGGACCAAAGTCGTTATTGAAACTCTAGAGCAGACATACCAACACTATTTGAGTTATTTTAAAGAAGTGGGAATTTAG
- a CDS encoding rhomboid family intramembrane serine protease — protein MAMPPFTLAVKWIMIATTVIWFVGQIILEGYFKVPVSDYFSLIPGKIIFEFQIWQLLSYIFLHSQSQITHILFNMLMLWFMGGELEQRWGTKKFVLFYILNGIGAAVIYTLGVGIFAYFSESQRVLLIPVVGASGALFALMLSYGWLFGDRIIYFLMMFPMKARYFVMILAFIQFASLMSSGVMGGEVAYLAHLGGLISGVIYMFFWSLLVKMELDRKAKKKTRNLRLVVDNEKQKEPVKRDPKYWN, from the coding sequence ATGGCAATGCCACCTTTTACATTGGCTGTAAAATGGATTATGATCGCCACCACGGTTATATGGTTTGTAGGTCAAATTATTTTAGAAGGTTATTTCAAAGTTCCTGTGTCTGATTACTTTAGTTTGATTCCTGGAAAAATTATTTTCGAATTTCAAATATGGCAGCTTCTGTCCTATATTTTTTTGCATTCTCAATCTCAAATAACCCATATATTGTTCAATATGTTGATGTTGTGGTTTATGGGAGGAGAACTAGAACAGCGATGGGGGACAAAAAAATTTGTGTTATTTTATATTCTCAACGGGATAGGGGCCGCAGTCATTTATACCCTAGGGGTTGGGATATTTGCTTATTTCTCTGAATCACAAAGAGTGCTGCTCATTCCGGTGGTTGGGGCCAGTGGGGCCCTTTTTGCTTTAATGTTATCCTATGGCTGGCTATTTGGTGATCGTATCATTTATTTCTTGATGATGTTTCCAATGAAGGCCAGATATTTTGTTATGATCTTGGCTTTTATTCAATTTGCCTCCTTGATGAGTTCTGGGGTAATGGGGGGGGAAGTCGCTTACTTAGCTCACTTAGGTGGGTTGATATCTGGAGTTATTTATATGTTTTTTTGGTCATTGCTTGTTAAAATGGAGCTAGACAGAAAAGCGAAGAAAAAAACAAGGAATTTACGATTAGTCGTAGATAATGAAAAACAAAAAGAACCCGTCAAAAGGGATCCAAAATACTGGAATTAA
- a CDS encoding L,D-transpeptidase family protein — translation MIRIMFNKLYYVIFFSVFSYSFSVVAETDMSAALFESISPKILSSELLPEQLLQISNTQAFAKFVFLVDKNQRKLFLYERSGSSIKLVENYPTDIGKNDGNKTKANDHKTPEGIYFFQKHLRPPEIPFDQYGNMAFTLDYPNIFDQREGKTGNGIWLHSVPDSVPLTRGSRGCVVVRNEVVEKLFNFIQLKETPILIFDKVNFVPPTEHLKRREEISNFLKQWQEAWQSKDIDKYLNFYDTNFKGMGFNFKTWKKYKSGLTGKYNFIKVEFDQPFILIHNNQLIIKTLQKYESDKHQDYGIKVIHALKMDGLYKIITEDWKAANPKGFVVSQER, via the coding sequence ATGATACGAATAATGTTTAATAAATTATATTACGTTATCTTTTTTTCTGTTTTTTCTTATTCTTTTTCTGTCGTTGCAGAAACTGATATGTCTGCCGCGCTTTTTGAAAGTATTAGCCCTAAAATTCTTTCGTCGGAACTCCTTCCAGAACAATTATTACAAATTAGCAACACTCAAGCTTTTGCAAAGTTTGTTTTTCTCGTTGATAAAAATCAACGTAAATTATTTTTATATGAAAGGTCTGGATCTTCCATAAAACTAGTTGAAAATTATCCAACTGATATTGGCAAAAATGATGGCAACAAAACAAAGGCAAATGATCATAAGACTCCAGAAGGTATCTATTTTTTTCAAAAACACCTGCGACCTCCCGAAATTCCATTTGACCAATATGGAAATATGGCTTTCACTTTGGATTATCCAAATATCTTTGATCAAAGAGAGGGTAAGACTGGCAATGGAATTTGGCTCCACTCCGTTCCGGATTCGGTTCCCCTGACTCGTGGATCAAGGGGCTGTGTCGTTGTCAGAAATGAAGTCGTAGAAAAGCTGTTTAACTTTATTCAACTTAAAGAAACACCTATTTTAATTTTTGATAAAGTTAATTTTGTCCCCCCTACCGAACATTTAAAAAGACGAGAAGAAATTTCGAATTTTTTAAAACAATGGCAAGAGGCCTGGCAAAGTAAAGATATAGATAAATATCTGAACTTTTATGATACAAACTTTAAGGGTATGGGATTCAACTTCAAAACTTGGAAGAAGTACAAATCAGGACTCACTGGAAAATATAACTTTATCAAAGTGGAATTCGACCAACCCTTTATTCTTATACACAACAATCAGCTCATCATAAAAACCTTACAAAAATATGAAAGTGATAAGCATCAAGACTATGGAATTAAAGTGATACATGCATTGAAAATGGATGGGCTATATAAAATCATCACGGAAGACTGGAAAGCCGCAAATCCAAAAGGATTTGTTGTTTCTCAAGAACGATAA
- a CDS encoding flagellar basal body-associated FliL family protein, protein MAEKAKGIDIMKILGMVVAVVNIAAGSAGVYFTYKGTIGYESPKITEEELERRIASEAPTDLIGPYIYTMDKFTVNLGGEPKRTIRLEVNLEMLDQEGFEEVISSENRAKTRDKIVEIINEKTFADIETMQGKLFLKEKIASEVNKIIPRGVVKDIFFSDFIVQ, encoded by the coding sequence ATGGCTGAAAAGGCAAAAGGAATAGATATCATGAAAATCCTTGGTATGGTGGTGGCTGTTGTTAACATAGCAGCTGGTTCCGCAGGTGTTTATTTTACTTATAAAGGAACGATCGGTTACGAAAGTCCTAAAATCACGGAAGAGGAATTAGAGCGACGGATAGCTTCAGAGGCTCCAACGGATTTGATTGGACCCTATATTTACACTATGGATAAGTTTACAGTGAATTTGGGTGGAGAACCGAAAAGAACTATACGATTAGAAGTTAATTTGGAAATGTTGGATCAAGAAGGCTTTGAAGAGGTTATTAGTAGTGAAAATAGAGCTAAGACCAGGGACAAGATCGTTGAAATAATTAACGAGAAAACCTTTGCCGATATTGAAACAATGCAGGGAAAGTTGTTTTTAAAAGAAAAAATCGCATCTGAAGTTAATAAAATCATTCCCAGAGGTGTTGTTAAAGATATTTTCTTTAGTGACTTTATCGTGCAATAA
- a CDS encoding insulinase family protein, translating to MKTLFDIKIIRASLLFSCLFYSFFCFSQKKELAKINFTAQKYSLKNGLTVILYQDNTIPMVSYHTWYKVGSRDEYNGVTGAAHMLEHMMFKGSKKYSAQEFERILHENGITNNAFTTYDYTGFYQNLPSSKLELMMQLEVDRMSQLSLKEEDLLSEREVVKEERRWRVDNNPLMSLFELTMATVFKNHNYRNPVIGTMKDISNYTTDILRSFYQTYYVPNNAVLVLAGDFKLNEVKRLIEKYYGSLEAKPIAERIYKKEPLQTIQFNARMKKEVQGLSFNLAFQSVPQNHRDMFAMDLICQMLGGGSSSRLHKRLINDKQIATSSYCMHLNMQDQGVLSLHVSMKPGQTMEGALNVVYNEVYSVRNFLVKETELEKAKILSIKSLVDSLRTIDGKARALATSEITTGNHESLLSDIQNYQKVTPVEIKEVASKYLNQNQRSIVVLEAK from the coding sequence ATGAAGACTTTATTTGATATTAAAATAATTAGGGCGTCGCTTTTATTTAGTTGCCTTTTTTATTCATTTTTTTGTTTTTCTCAGAAAAAAGAATTAGCTAAGATCAATTTCACGGCTCAAAAGTACAGTTTAAAAAATGGCCTCACGGTAATTCTTTATCAGGATAATACGATTCCTATGGTCAGCTACCATACTTGGTATAAAGTTGGCTCCAGAGATGAGTACAATGGGGTGACCGGCGCCGCTCATATGCTTGAACACATGATGTTTAAAGGTTCAAAAAAATATTCCGCCCAAGAATTTGAAAGAATTTTACATGAAAATGGAATTACTAACAACGCGTTTACTACTTATGATTACACAGGATTTTATCAAAATCTACCCTCTTCCAAATTGGAGCTGATGATGCAATTGGAAGTGGATAGAATGAGTCAGCTGTCACTTAAAGAAGAAGATTTGTTATCTGAAAGAGAAGTGGTTAAAGAAGAAAGAAGATGGCGTGTGGATAACAACCCTTTAATGTCCCTTTTTGAACTGACCATGGCTACTGTTTTTAAGAATCATAATTACAGGAATCCAGTTATTGGTACGATGAAAGACATTTCTAATTATACAACGGATATTCTTAGAAGTTTTTATCAGACTTACTATGTTCCAAACAATGCCGTTTTAGTTTTAGCTGGTGATTTTAAATTGAATGAGGTCAAGCGTCTTATCGAAAAATACTATGGTTCATTAGAGGCTAAGCCCATAGCGGAAAGAATTTACAAAAAAGAACCTCTACAAACCATTCAGTTTAATGCGAGAATGAAAAAAGAGGTTCAAGGACTAAGCTTTAATTTGGCTTTCCAAAGTGTTCCGCAAAATCACAGGGACATGTTTGCCATGGATTTAATTTGTCAAATGCTAGGCGGTGGCAGCTCTAGCCGGCTTCATAAAAGATTAATCAACGATAAACAAATAGCAACCTCGTCTTACTGCATGCATTTAAACATGCAAGATCAAGGTGTTTTGAGTTTGCACGTATCAATGAAACCAGGTCAAACTATGGAGGGGGCATTAAATGTTGTGTATAACGAAGTTTACAGTGTTAGAAATTTTTTGGTTAAAGAAACTGAATTAGAAAAAGCAAAAATTTTATCTATAAAATCACTAGTGGATTCCTTAAGAACTATTGATGGAAAAGCCAGAGCCTTAGCGACATCAGAAATAACTACGGGAAATCATGAGTCTCTTTTAAGTGACATACAAAATTATCAGAAAGTGACCCCTGTAGAAATAAAAGAGGTAGCCTCCAAATATCTTAATCAAAATCAAAGATCTATTGTCGTCCTGGAGGCCAAATAA
- a CDS encoding insulinase family protein, with translation MKLNGLNQIKLKPYKEVVLENGLKIFFIKDMTLPRINLSLLVKVGQRDEKMDTLGINYLTASLLEEGTSQYNSNQLADQLASLGTDLSILPGPDYSIISIDGLTLSSEKMIDLFSEILFKPSFKDSEVKKIKEQILSSIKKVKDNPSQLADIKIDQVMFKDHPFSYPSYGDEKSIKKIRRVDIIKHYLNYYRPNNSYLAVSGALTETLESKVTDVFKEWPSRKIETEVVPYSFKSSQDKYFIYYKKGSVQSEIRVSFPLFPRNHPDHLKLRVANEIFGGGFVSRLNSKIRDQMGLTYSISSSVEHRKDLGTFDIGTFTKNTSTRAVLDQIQKELQLYILQGISAKELAAAKNLLTAQFPRSLETVDSLAFNLMYLDFHNISFNYLNDYYKNIEKLTVEDINDVIKTYFQLDQAKYFILADDSIKDQIKELNPQEVK, from the coding sequence GTGAAACTTAATGGGCTCAATCAAATTAAACTAAAACCTTACAAAGAAGTCGTTTTAGAAAATGGGCTGAAAATCTTTTTTATAAAAGATATGACCCTACCAAGGATTAATTTATCGTTGCTCGTGAAAGTTGGCCAAAGAGATGAGAAGATGGATACTCTTGGAATCAACTATTTAACTGCTAGCTTATTAGAAGAGGGAACAAGTCAGTACAACTCAAATCAGTTAGCTGATCAGTTAGCAAGCCTAGGGACAGATTTATCCATATTACCAGGGCCAGACTATTCAATTATATCTATTGATGGTTTGACCTTGTCATCGGAAAAAATGATTGATCTTTTTTCCGAAATTTTATTTAAGCCATCATTTAAAGATTCAGAAGTTAAAAAAATAAAAGAGCAAATTTTATCAAGTATCAAAAAAGTTAAAGATAACCCTTCTCAGCTAGCTGATATAAAAATAGATCAAGTGATGTTTAAAGATCATCCATTTTCTTATCCTTCCTACGGTGATGAAAAAAGTATAAAGAAGATTAGGAGAGTAGACATTATCAAACATTATTTGAATTATTACAGACCTAATAATTCTTATCTGGCTGTCAGCGGTGCCCTTACGGAAACCCTTGAAAGCAAAGTAACTGATGTATTTAAAGAATGGCCCTCCAGAAAAATTGAAACGGAAGTGGTGCCTTACTCGTTTAAATCAAGTCAGGACAAATATTTTATTTATTATAAAAAAGGATCTGTTCAATCAGAAATAAGAGTCTCTTTCCCATTGTTTCCGAGAAATCATCCAGATCATTTGAAACTCAGGGTTGCAAATGAAATATTTGGAGGGGGATTTGTTTCTCGGCTGAATTCTAAGATAAGAGACCAGATGGGTTTAACCTATTCTATTAGTAGTTCAGTGGAACATCGTAAGGATCTTGGTACTTTTGATATCGGTACATTTACGAAAAATACATCGACGAGGGCTGTCTTAGATCAGATTCAAAAGGAACTTCAGTTATACATTTTGCAGGGAATCAGCGCAAAAGAATTAGCAGCCGCCAAAAATTTATTAACAGCACAATTCCCGAGATCCTTAGAAACTGTGGATTCCCTGGCATTCAACTTGATGTACTTAGATTTTCATAATATTTCATTTAACTATCTAAATGACTATTATAAAAATATTGAAAAGTTGACGGTAGAGGATATCAATGACGTTATAAAAACTTATTTTCAGTTAGATCAGGCTAAGTATTTCATTCTTGCTGATGATTCAATTAAGGATCAAATTAAGGAATTAAACCCCCAAGAAGTTAAATAG
- the murB gene encoding UDP-N-acetylmuramate dehydrogenase, whose protein sequence is MIELKKNHSLTSLNTFKLTSHCEFFFEINNLADLRQFVCKSEFRHLKKRILGGGSNIILSENIKGIVLKNNLKKLFVDSLNETNDDYFLNIGSGENWNDFISWTLNHKIYGLENLSLIPGTVGAAPIQNIGAYGSEVKNFIDQVKGVHLNSGIEKTLNNHECQFSYRYSVFKDASYDDFFITDVIFKIPKKNHLEFSYGELKDSFQSVTPTPELISEKVKEIRTKKLPNLEKLPNVGSFFKNPLIKTSEWKKLKSLYPQLVSYPAGTEQVKLSAGQLIELCGFKGSSLGSVSIYEKQALIMVNLGQAQLKDVQNLAQKMISAIEIKFQIRLEIEPVLW, encoded by the coding sequence ATGATCGAACTTAAAAAGAATCATTCTTTGACGTCTTTGAATACTTTTAAACTCACAAGTCATTGTGAGTTTTTTTTTGAAATAAACAACTTAGCGGATCTTCGTCAGTTTGTCTGTAAATCTGAATTTAGACATCTAAAAAAGAGAATTCTTGGTGGTGGTTCTAATATTATTCTCTCTGAAAACATCAAAGGCATTGTCTTAAAAAATAATTTAAAAAAGTTATTTGTCGACTCTTTAAATGAGACGAATGACGATTATTTTTTAAATATTGGCAGTGGAGAAAATTGGAACGATTTTATTTCTTGGACCTTAAACCACAAAATCTATGGCCTTGAAAATTTATCCTTAATCCCAGGTACCGTTGGCGCTGCTCCCATTCAAAACATCGGAGCCTACGGTTCCGAGGTTAAAAACTTTATTGACCAAGTAAAAGGGGTTCACCTAAATTCTGGAATAGAAAAAACACTTAACAATCATGAGTGCCAGTTTAGTTATCGCTATTCCGTATTTAAAGATGCAAGTTATGATGATTTTTTTATTACTGACGTCATTTTTAAAATACCCAAAAAGAATCACCTTGAATTCTCTTATGGAGAGCTTAAAGATTCTTTTCAATCTGTGACCCCAACTCCCGAACTCATCTCTGAAAAAGTAAAAGAAATTCGAACCAAAAAGCTTCCAAATCTTGAAAAACTCCCTAACGTTGGAAGCTTTTTTAAAAATCCTCTGATCAAAACCTCTGAATGGAAAAAGTTAAAATCCCTTTATCCTCAACTTGTTTCCTATCCTGCCGGAACTGAGCAGGTAAAACTATCTGCCGGTCAACTCATTGAATTGTGTGGTTTTAAAGGCTCTAGCCTTGGTTCCGTTTCAATTTATGAGAAGCAAGCACTGATCATGGTTAATCTTGGACAAGCTCAGCTTAAGGACGTCCAAAACTTAGCTCAAAAAATGATTTCTGCCATTGAAATCAAATTTCAGATACGCTTAGAAATTGAACCCGTTCTTTGGTAG
- a CDS encoding CBS domain-containing protein — protein sequence MTSAPTTIGAEQSLEKASKLMHEHRFRHLPVLKGGQLVGILSDRDIKMVTSLKDVDPEKVTVEEALSSDPFSVSPKATLNDVCSQMAEHKYGSVLVIDNHKLVGIFTWVDALYAFQELLDTRLKK from the coding sequence ATGACCAGTGCACCTACCACTATTGGCGCTGAGCAGAGCCTGGAAAAGGCCTCAAAATTAATGCACGAACACCGATTCAGACATCTTCCCGTATTAAAAGGGGGACAACTGGTGGGGATTTTATCAGACCGGGATATTAAAATGGTTACCAGCCTTAAAGATGTTGATCCTGAAAAAGTAACCGTCGAAGAAGCTCTCTCTTCGGACCCATTTTCAGTTTCTCCTAAGGCTACCCTTAATGATGTCTGCTCTCAAATGGCAGAGCATAAATATGGTTCTGTCCTAGTTATTGATAATCACAAACTGGTTGGAATTTTTACTTGGGTTGATGCCCTTTATGCATTCCAAGAATTACTAGATACTCGATTAAAAAAATAA
- a CDS encoding TolC family protein — MKLRGNLILFSILFCVIDMITAFATASTTSLQTSLSLQECIKMTMENNLSIKSAEAEYKSIKELEGVASSGNLPEVSASISATRSYSELSSPLVQNNISGVLSVSQNLFSGFLDENKIKEARVKTLIAKINLKQVKIKISSDLKQAYYQYQYAFELTKLSKKILDRRKDNLKNVELMFSSGRENKGSFLVSEAYFQQAQFELKQTEVMLKNSQSSLYSVIGLAEPEEILPPDPLLLVPVVLEKPQFKELAKASLEYQLTQQQEEAARIVIEKAKSAYYPSLVLSGNTGKYDENFPLNYNKWFLGLSLTVPLYSGGRDSAQYHSSLEQWKSEQIKTRNKENELVTKLKSTFSKYELSIEKYKVDEKFEFAGKMRSEIGKQKYNNGLMKFEDWNTIENDLILREKTTLSSKNDILVSEVNWEKEKGVGVFE, encoded by the coding sequence ATGAAATTAAGAGGGAATCTTATTTTATTTTCGATTCTGTTTTGTGTGATTGATATGATCACCGCATTTGCGACCGCATCGACAACCTCATTGCAAACGTCCTTGTCGTTGCAAGAGTGTATCAAAATGACCATGGAGAACAACCTAAGTATTAAGTCGGCTGAGGCAGAATACAAGTCTATTAAAGAGCTAGAGGGTGTGGCGTCTTCTGGTAATTTGCCTGAAGTAAGCGCCAGTATCTCTGCTACCAGGAGCTATAGTGAATTGTCATCTCCCTTGGTTCAAAATAATATTTCAGGAGTTTTGTCAGTTTCTCAAAATTTATTTTCGGGTTTTTTAGATGAAAATAAAATTAAAGAAGCTCGAGTCAAAACATTGATTGCAAAAATAAATCTCAAACAAGTTAAAATTAAAATAAGTTCAGATTTAAAACAGGCCTATTATCAATATCAATACGCCTTTGAGTTGACTAAGTTATCAAAAAAAATTTTAGATAGACGGAAGGACAACTTAAAAAATGTTGAATTAATGTTTTCCAGTGGAAGAGAAAATAAGGGATCTTTTTTAGTGTCGGAGGCCTATTTTCAACAAGCGCAATTTGAACTAAAACAAACAGAAGTGATGTTAAAGAATAGCCAAAGTAGTTTATATTCTGTCATTGGGCTTGCCGAACCTGAAGAAATTTTACCGCCAGACCCCTTGCTGTTAGTCCCTGTGGTGCTAGAAAAACCTCAGTTTAAAGAATTAGCTAAGGCCTCATTAGAATATCAGTTGACGCAGCAACAAGAAGAAGCGGCTAGGATCGTCATTGAAAAGGCTAAAAGTGCTTATTATCCAAGCCTCGTCTTGTCTGGAAATACAGGGAAGTATGATGAGAATTTCCCACTTAATTATAATAAATGGTTTTTGGGTTTAAGTTTAACAGTCCCTCTTTATTCTGGAGGCAGAGACAGTGCTCAGTACCATTCTTCTTTGGAACAATGGAAGTCAGAACAAATCAAAACCAGAAATAAGGAAAATGAGTTAGTAACCAAGTTAAAATCAACTTTTTCAAAGTATGAGTTATCAATTGAAAAATATAAAGTTGATGAAAAATTTGAATTTGCAGGAAAAATGAGATCGGAAATTGGAAAACAAAAGTACAATAACGGCCTGATGAAATTTGAAGATTGGAATACCATTGAAAATGATTTGATACTTCGAGAAAAAACCACTTTATCCAGTAAAAACGATATTCTTGTCAGTGAAGTCAATTGGGAAAAAGAAAAAGGTGTTGGGGTGTTCGAGTGA
- a CDS encoding efflux RND transporter periplasmic adaptor subunit: MKKIFLVLIFISVIIFGLVKYFILGSSTKVPMIEKEIAKGNIQVTILATGTVQPENRLEIKPPVAGRIERVLVQEGVKVRKGQILAWMSSTERAALIDSARSQGAEELKKWEELYKPTPIIAPLEGMIIRKNVEEGQTFATNDAVLVMSNRLTIKAQVDETDLAQIKINQNCEVRLDSYPDEKVDSKVERIAYEAKTVNNVTTYIIDVLPLKAPEFMRSGMTANITFFVKSKENILVVPTEFIIYEKGKPNVLLKNSANEFQLKEINLGVSEGKLTEVLDGLKAGDVVALKVDSKEEKKSSPFMPFNNRSKKTPSKSAHPQGLRL, translated from the coding sequence GTGAAAAAAATTTTTCTAGTTTTGATTTTTATTTCAGTCATTATTTTCGGTTTAGTAAAATATTTCATCTTGGGCTCTTCAACTAAAGTTCCCATGATTGAAAAAGAGATTGCTAAGGGAAATATTCAAGTAACTATTCTAGCGACGGGTACGGTACAACCAGAAAATCGATTGGAGATCAAGCCTCCCGTTGCGGGAAGAATTGAAAGAGTTTTGGTTCAAGAGGGAGTGAAAGTAAGAAAAGGACAGATTCTCGCTTGGATGAGTTCAACAGAACGAGCTGCACTTATTGATTCGGCTAGGTCTCAAGGTGCGGAGGAGTTAAAAAAATGGGAAGAATTATATAAACCAACCCCGATCATTGCTCCTCTTGAGGGCATGATCATCCGAAAGAATGTTGAAGAAGGACAAACCTTTGCCACAAATGATGCCGTCCTAGTGATGTCCAATAGACTCACTATTAAGGCTCAAGTGGACGAGACGGATCTCGCACAAATTAAGATAAATCAAAATTGCGAAGTCAGGTTAGACTCTTATCCTGATGAGAAGGTAGATTCAAAAGTAGAGCGTATTGCCTATGAGGCGAAAACAGTCAACAATGTTACCACTTATATCATCGATGTTTTGCCTCTGAAGGCGCCTGAGTTTATGCGCAGTGGGATGACCGCAAATATTACTTTTTTTGTGAAAAGCAAAGAGAATATTCTTGTTGTTCCCACAGAATTTATTATTTATGAAAAAGGAAAACCAAATGTGTTATTGAAAAATAGCGCCAATGAATTTCAGCTCAAAGAAATAAACCTTGGTGTTTCTGAAGGGAAACTTACTGAAGTCTTAGATGGGTTGAAAGCGGGTGACGTTGTGGCTCTCAAAGTGGATTCTAAAGAAGAAAAGAAATCAAGTCCTTTTATGCCTTTCAATAATAGAAGCAAAAAAACGCCGTCTAAATCAGCTCATCCTCAGGGGTTACGCCTATGA